The Lytechinus pictus isolate F3 Inbred chromosome 5, Lp3.0, whole genome shotgun sequence DNA segment acccccccccccttctgactTTCCAAACAACGTACAGACCTACATCAGTTACAGTTATTATAAAGTGAAAACCAACGGATGACAATGGGTGATGGATAGGAGACGTTGAAATAATATTATCGAATCAATGAGTTTATTTAATGTATAAAACTCTTGAGACAGACCATGGCGGCACTTTGCATTCATTAAAGGTACAATCGTTGATTTGGAGAAAGAATAAATTGGCTTCTTGGTCATGTTGGTAATATTTCGAACGAGAAAGAAGTGGAATCTAAGATGAAGACATAGGATGAAAGTGAATTTAACCTATTCAAATCAGAATTTTGTACTTAAGTTTTCAATTTAAGTTTGTAAAGAATTATTTTTCGTCGTCCAAATTACCCTCATCccttctctcctctctctcgtTCCCTCCCTGTCCCCCTGCCtgtctctatttctctctaccCCCCGCTCTCTCTCCCTCAGCCCCACTACATCCTCTTCCCCCGTCCCTCCCTCCCCCGATCCCTTTCCCTCCCTTCCCCTCTGGGTTCCTCTTCCTTTTGTTATATTGTTGCATAGCTATCATGAGCTATTCCTGGTTCCGTGCTTAAGATCTGTGTGGTTTGTAAATTGATCTTAAGCAATTTCTGACGAGCTGACAACTTAACTTTGGAGCTAATAAATTTCATTATAGACTTGCGATATGACTTTCAGTTAACCTTGCCTTCCCATGACATGGTGACACTATGTAACACCTCACATCCTCAAGAAATCTCCTGAAATGTATAATGTCCCCTGTGacattttgattaaataatAGAAATTGCATTGGCATGCTTGGGACAGTACAACAAACTATCCTGATCATTGCCGAATATTAAATCATTTTGTTTGGAGTATCAATAATTGCCCTTTCAGAGTTGTGGTCGCTTTTCGAATTCGAAAATTAAGTATATGTTAATAGTGATtacatgatataggcctatagtcaTCCTCACTTGCCTAGTAGTCAAATCATGAACGTTGATACCCGTcgtagaaataaaatattctttttgcCTGTTTTAGGCGTACTACGATTGTGTAATGTTGCTTAGGGCCGCAATGTAGTTTGAAACAAACTTGGGGATTGCAGCCAATTTAACAGATTGGAATTCAATCGGTAACTTTTAATTACCAAACTCCCAAAATGGATCACCAGACATCCTTATCCTGAGTCCACATTCTAGAACCAGGTGCATGGGAAATAgtataaaaaatgaacatttgTAATGCACCTTTAAGGCGACCGTAAATTCCTCCCAATGAGTGTATTGGCTTGGGCGTAGTAAACACGATGACACCGATTTCTCATGTGCTTCAAGTTCATGCACCTTCTACTTGAGGTTTCCTCCTCTTCTTGGTGAATCAAAAAGCCCCTCCTTACCCAAGAGAATCACAAGCTTCAAAGGACACAAATATACACAATGCAGATTCGCGAAGAGGGGGCGTTATTTCTGACGCGGGCGCTCTCACACCACTTTACGACCCCCTTAAGATCGATTGACTGGAGGTGATACCCCGCTGCTATAGCAACCAAGTCAAGATGGTCGCCAGCTTGAAGCAAAGAAATACGTTTAGTCATGCCGTGATGTATACGGGGAGAATGACGTCTTTGTAGGTGTTACCCGAAGACGGAAAGTGTTACGTGTTGAGGGCATAACGCACCAAACATGCTAAATAGTTTGTATTTAAAACTATCATTTGAGAAATCAAACGTGTGTTTTATGGTATAAAAGGGCACGCAAAGTAGGTTTTGGAACTTTTATGAGATTTCTTCGCCATTTCTATAATTACGTAACGTCCATCCTTTCTGATCTACAAAAATGAGCACCATTCATAAATCGATGATGCACACACTCTATTTGATGCCGATTGCTTTATTCAGGTTTTCCGCACTTGATGCCTATTGGGAGTTTAACCTGAAAAGAGCCTAGGCTCAATTTCAACACCACCAAACATAGATATTAATATAGTCAGATATCTACCGTGTGCCGATTGATACACGATTTAAGAATCCAGTAGCTCCAACACCACATGTATGGATCTGGCTATACATTGACACCCTACTGTACAAGTCATTCTACTTGGTATCCAACCGGCACCCCATACGCTCTATCCTTTACTCATTCCTGTCCACGTGGCATCCTACATCTCCCAACTCGGTACCCATCTCTGAGACGTTATGTTCCCGAGCTGCACGCATTCGTCACCCTAATCGGCACAAAATTTGGAGGCATACATCCGGTTCCGGAGACGAAATCTATCTTGCAAACTTTTTTAAGCTCTATTCGACACCTATATAATGCATTTAGTACTCATTCATCACCCTACCCGACATACACTCGTCGCACATTCGGCGCACACTCGGCACACATTTGGCACACGTTCGTCACCCTACACGGTACCCATCTGGCATCCATTCAGCACCCATGTACCAATTCGTCACTCCATTTGAAAATATTCGGCACACATTCGTCACCCTACACGATACCCGTCCGGCACCCATTTACCTATTCGCCTCCCTATTTGAAACATATTCGACACATATTCGTCACCCTACACGTAAATCATTCAGCACCCATGTACCAATTCGTCACTCCATTTGAAAATATTCGGCACACATTCGTCACCCTACACGGAACCCATTCGGCACCCATGTGCCAATTCGTCACTCCATTTGAAAATATTCGACACCCATGTACCAATTTGTCACTCCATTTGAAAATATTCGGCACACATTCATCACCAAACACAGAACACATTTGGCACCTATGTACCAATTCGTCATTCCATTTGAAACATATTCGGCACACATTCGCCACCCTACACGGTACCCATTTGGCACCTATGTACCAATTCGTCATTCCATTTGAAACATATTCGGCACACATTTGTCAGCCTACACGGATCCCATCCAGCACCCATGTACATATTCGTCACTCCATTTGAAAATATTCGGCACACATTCGTCACCCAACACAGGCTACACGATACCTTTCCGGCACCCATGTACAAATTCGCCTCTCTATTTGAAACATATTCGACACAATTATTCGTCACCCTACACGGAAATCATTCAGCACCCATTTACCAATTCATCACTCTATTTGAAACATATTCTGCACACATTCGCCACCCTACACGATATCCATCCCGCACCCATTAGGCACCCCATGTACGATTACgcttttttagcagcctcctccgtTTCCGACCTGTTATCTTAATTATAACATATAATaagtttctttgttttattgattatatcaagatgtatgtaacaaaacttattgtaaatgattgtaaatgattgttggaaatggaaaaataaatgaaatgaaataaagaatgaaaatgaaaattacgttagtctatatgaaaaaaaatattcggcACACATACGTCATCCTACATGTTATCCATCCGGCTTCCTATAACAATTTCGTAACGGTGCACTACATTATACATACAATTATTTAATGCTTATTATGGTCTTTTCGACAAACTTATATGGATTATTACATTTATGAGCACTTGATTCCGACACTGCCTTATTATGTATTGCTATCTttttctctgttcatttttttttgttatttttttattatgtattgCTATCTTTTTCTCTGTTCACGATTGTGTTAATTTTACAATGTTTACCACACATTGTGCTGTGCTATCTATTTTATGATCAATTTGTTTTGACTTTACTTATTTGATTTGTTGCTATAATTAATTTGATTAGGAATTTTATAGGAATTTAATGACAATTTGATAATCAATGTACACTGAAAATGAGTCACAAGACTCGCATGTAATATCAAGGACTGTGAATGGTTCACGATTAGGGTTTTGTATTAACAGTCTCATCTGGAATAGAATCTTGCGGAATTGCCAAATATCAAAACCAAGTCTAGATATTTATCAAGTCGTGACAGCCCGACAAATGCTTTTATGTTTTCAATTTCCTCGATATTATTCATTGTCGTATTGTCAATTTcctgtttcattttcattcttagGTCATTGAGAAGAATATGACGATCAAGTGCAAGTGTCACGGTGTATCCGGATCCTGTACGTCAAAGGTTTGCTGGAACGCCATGCCCAAGTTACGTCAAGTCAGTGAGTTCCTCTTGAAATCGCACATACAGGCGTACCACATGACTTACTCAAAACGGAGCCTCAGGTTGCGGCCCCTCCAGGAGCGAAACCGAAACCCTTCCAAAACGGACATCGTGTATCTCACCCCGTCACCCGACTACTGCGAGCCCAACAAGCGGCACGGGTCGGTCGGGACGCACGGACGGCGGTGCAACAAGACAAGCACCGGTGTGAACGGATGCAGACTAATGTGCTGTGGGCGTGGCTATCAAACTATGCTAAGACACGTGACTGAAAGTTGCCACTGTCGATTCCAGTGGTGTTGCTCGGTGGAATGTGAAACATGCAGTCGCGTTGAGGAGCTTCATGTATGTAACTGATGCCATGACATGCCTTATTGGACAATTGAACATTTTTTAcgcaaaatgaatatatttaagaagtcttttaaaatgttgatattattgcatatctatatattttggtgctgttattcattttttttgttctaatgATAATGTCCTTTCCGTGGTCGACAATATTTCTCTGTGGTATGTGCTTGCTCATTAACTCGGCATGCTACATTTCAATGAATCATAGTGAATTACCACTTGAAACCGATACATATTTTACAATTGTTGAATGAATGACGTCATTTATCTATTTCTAATCAATGATGTGCCTAAAAGTTATGTTTAATGACAGGTTTTGTGCAAGGAACCTTGAAGAATGCAAAAATGTGTCAAGGTCTGCCAGGGTTAAAACTTATTAATAGATGGTCTGAATATTTGGTTTGTATGAGGGTTCTTCGACTTCAGTTATTTATTTGCCTCTCATgcataaaaatataatgattGTAAGTATGGTAACCACGTGGGGTTAATAATGGTAATTGACAAGGTGTCAACCGCtaaattgacaatttattttttgattaACGGTAAGAGCGATCACATTCATTCATCACAAAACCTTGATTGATGTGATACAGCTCTTTAATCAAAAGAGCCCAACTTTGcacttttgatgaaattgttttTAGTATTATAAAGGGTGCAGACCAAAGCAACAATGTGGGTACGTTTAAAGGTATAACGTTGCTCCTTCCCTGCACCTTTCAGAAAGGAAAACACATTTAGTATGTCTGAACCGGCTCCATATTACACAGAACGAAGAAGCTTGacagaccactgaaagaccgaAAATTGGCAAGGTCTCTcaactctgaaagactgattGATACTCATTGTCTTGCTGAACTTAGACTGATCTTTCAGTGATCTTTCAGTAGTATTTCATTGGTATTTTAGAGAGCTTTTATGCAACAAATGGTCATTCGGTAATCCTTCCATGGACATTCACTGGTGTTTCAATACAATCATCTTTTAATGATCTCTCATGAGCCTTTCAATGATTTCCGCAAACATCTTAAAAGAGACTATCGAAAGATCATGGAAAGATTATTGAAAGACTAAAACAAGACATTTCAAACTTCATGTATCGGTTCGagattgatattttctttttggaagactttttatatttatatttgtttcatttaaacATACCCTACGAATAAATGACAGATACaaagagaaaattataatttcttgaaatttttttaatgcttttctTATAGTGGGATAGAGCAATATATCAAACGATTGCTATTTTTCTGTTGTTAAATAGCACATTTCCTCCCTTCCATTTTGTATTAATGGCAAAATGTTGATTAATAAGTTATTCACTCGACGAAAATCGTGGCAGTGTTGGGGTGAAATTAATAAAGGAGTGTGACGTCACTGTGAGACAGAAATAATCACATTcgctatcaaaatgaaatattttgactaaGAATTTAATCAGTGTATTGCTATCATTTGCGACCAATATTAATGTTCTGCGGAATACGTGTTCCGATAACCGATTGCCTTATTCACCATGAATAAGCTTTTCCAAGGTTAATAAAACGTTTTTCAATAAAGAACCTTTCCGTAATTTTACGTGTCTTTGTTTTAGCTCctcgttttgttttgttttttcttctgtatcATTTTCCTactccagggggccgtttcataaagctgttcgtaagttaagagcgactttaagaatgactggtgatcctttcttacgcgctaattCATCGCCAATGaaaataccatttaccacaagaaaggatcaccagtcgttcttaaagtcgctcttgactaaagaacagctttatgaaacacccacctggtttatacaataatattcatttaatttttttttctttttgtgatATCGATTTTCACGCCCCGTCTTCGTAATAATAGTACTTCCAATAATTGACATGATAGAGGTGGTAGTAGTggtcttgatgatgatgatgatgatgatggtgatgatgatgatgatgatggtggtggtggtggtagtagtagtaatgatgatggtactGTTAGTGGAGGTCGTGAATatgaggatggtgatggtggtggttgggGATGGTGGTAATGAGaagaatggtgataatgatgattatggtggaaGTGGTCGTGGTGGTAGGATGATGATGCGTCTGATGACGGagacgacgatgatggtgatttcgatgatgatgatgacgatgatgatgagatgatgatgattacgatcatgatgatagtggtggtgataaATTCGCATATCGCAGGAAAAGAAAGCGAAGACGATTATTGTAGaatgaataatatataattaGTGTATAAGAACATTTACATGAAATTTGAGTTATTGACAGTATACAATAAATCAGATAGACTTACAAATGATTGAAAAGAGTAtttaaataaagattgaaaagagGCTTGGAAGTTTGATTTCAAGATGTCAAtattaatttcttgaaaataaGAGTTTTGGAAGAAAAGAATGGCGAAAGGGTAGATCGAATATTCAGAAATGTCGAGGGTTGTAGAAATGAatcaacagaagaaaaaaaatagtaagcaTAGAGAAGTGGACATTTCATGTGAAAGAGTGATCTACTTGATGCATAAcacaaatgataaataaaaagcTCTGTattatgaataaagaaataagaaaagggaTTAAGTAAGAAAATTAAAAACGCATTTCCGTGAAGTGAACGGGTAATGGTTAATATTCTTGGCTGTTAGTGTCTCGGCAAAAAATATAGCATAGTTCGTTTGGAGAAGTTGAATCAGTTGCTCATATCTCGAGAAAGACTTTTGATAGCCGCCGATGGACTTACGTGTCTATTCACAGTGAAAGCATAAAATTTactaatataatataataaagcTATCGACTAGACATTTCAGGGGTTTTGTTACGTTTTATACATCCAAACTATAAAACAATCCATTCGATGTTAGCCCGACATTCAGCTGCCATCATTCATCCGTTATGAGATCCGATGTAGTCATCCGATAAAAGATGCGTTTGAGTTTCAGAGTAGAAGTCATCGTCTGGGGTGTCTTCCTGCGCCTCATACAGCCCCCCGGGGGTGTTTCATTCGGCTGTTCGGAAAATATCGTCAATTTTCGAATCTATGGACTTAGTATGGAAAGCCGGAAGGGgataaaaataattgtattaCTTTTTTAACATTGGCACCCCGCCCTGAGAAAAACCAGTTGAAtagttgaaagaaagaaagaagaagattcaagatttattaaaaACCTGTGATCGCAGCTTAAAAGATGAATTGACAGatgttttataataaaaaaaaacacaatgaaattaacaaataagcagtataaaaaaaataaaaaaaataaacagaaattacaatataaattgaaaaatattaagGTATTCTCAaggtaatcatggtaatagtGGTAATGTaagataatattttaaaaaactaTGAGAAGATGCATTTTACTAAAGATTTGAAAGGCTGTctgagaaggaaagaaagaaaggaggggaGAAATGGAAGGGATTAGAGGAAAATGACCCGAAAATACCAGAACTGGCGTTGCTGGACAAATTCAatgggtactccaggctgaaaataatataatttggaCAGGGAAAAATAATCAGACAAAcagaacgctgaaaatttcatcaaaatcggacgaggaataacgaagttatgacattttaatgtttttatattaattttgttcaaaatcTGTTCACCAAGAATGggaaaatggattgacaactgattcaaGGAGAATATAAATCATTGCTACAACTTATTTTGTAAAAGAGAGACATAATCATACATACACAAGtatgaaaatatgtaataatcAGGATTTAATCTAATtacataagaaaatggaaattggggatatgacatcagtcCACGTAATTAATATTTACGACGTAGTACATATAACTGCTTTTTACATAACGTTGCTaaagtttaaaattcaataactttgttatttgttataagatttttatgaaattatcagCGTTCTGCTTGAttaattttactccatttatttaGATGAAATTACTTTCAGCCCGGTGTTCGCCTTAAAAAGAAAAGGTAGTACGGAAAGAGTCAACTGATCTTATTCACTAACAGAAACAGACAAAATAATCGCGCTGAAATAAATCAGACATGCTTGCATGCTCTAGATATTATTTGATACATGCAGGCCATGCTATTCATCTACATATCCCCCATCTTAATCAAGGCCTCATGGAAATGGACCCggttagaaaatgaaaagaagatatGTTGAGTTGATGACAGCTCTCTCAATCAGCTATCAGGGGCATGGGATTTCCAGTTGATCTTGCCCGGTCACGGAATCGGGAACTTGCCCACCAGACAGAGCTTGACGGAAACTGACACAAAGCGGCAGGTTTTAAGGTGAAATTGTTTGGAAATGTAAAcagttagtaaaaaaaatagattataaTGAAATCATAGTGAAAATAAGAAATGCAGTCTcataattttatgatatttttcatgCTATGTGCTCTGGGGCAATTGATTTGATCAACTGGATGAGTAATCGACCCTCacccgaaggggggggggggtacagccCTGCTCAATTATTTTAGTAACATGGTGCTTTTATAGATGTTGATaagaataattatgattatctaCTCTCCATTCAATTCTCGAAAATTCTGTCCAACGTGAGGTTACATAATTACTTAAAGAGtccagaaaatgaaaaaaataaaataaaaattttaacaCAACATAGGACTAAATTACGACTAAACTTGTTAACAGAAGACTATTTCGATAATATTGTTTATTAGTGGACAatctaaattgagcaaaatcaaacatgatatgTTGATAAATATAATAGCTTTTAAGTAAATGATGTTTTGTATTTGAGATAAATTACAATAGCACCGGCAACAGCATTAACATCTAGACATTAACATAATGTACTTTAACCTTTACTTGTACTTTTGATGACTCGAAAAATAAGAGATTATTATAATACCGCGGAGTCTTGGATGTCATGATCGACGGTGCGTGCATCTTTAGATTATAATCATGGGAAACACAGATCTGAATTTAGTACTCAAACAGAGAAAGTTTTATTTATTCCCGtctactaataaaaaaaaaactgtgattAAGCCCTACTCAAATATCAATATAACTACATCTGTCTGGGTATGTCTTGAACTACTTGAATGTTTCCTCCTGTTTTCAACTTTGACATACAAGACATTAATGACAAGCATAGCGTGCAACAAAATGATTGTTGATGAAATCAGGGGGATATAAATGTGATCAGTAATGTAATATGGTTCAATATTAAAGGACGATGTAATCTTCGTTAGTTAATCAGTATGAAAGCAGTCAGAAACAAGAAtaagtttattcaaaatcgATACTATCAATTTGTTTAACATTTCGGgtaattattgaaatattttcatatttcaataattacCCGATAtgttaaacaaattaataaatcacTGCAATACTCGAAATATAGTTGCCTATAAGGGCCCAGGCGAATGGGAAGGGTATCATTAGCTCCACAgatgcactctaaaaacaaacatTGAACTGTTATATATACTTTCGAAAGGGGGCACTAATTAGAATTTCTATTGAAACAGAAGATTTTTGTCAAAGTAATACATTCTATTAATTACAAAATGCTTGTCTTTTTGAACAAAGGATATAATTCTTTAAAAacagaatttgaaaaaattgttttcgaaatttgatagatatataaataaatgaatgaatatacataAACAAGTGATTAAATCAGGATATGaacaaaatgtataaatgaacagatgaataaataaatagataaatggaAATACTCATTGATTTTCAGTGAATATggttaaataaatataatttaagtATAGATATGAAAAGGGGTGAAATGCAAGTGTAAGAAAAAAGAGGTTGAAATTGCTATTCACCAGCCCTGCGAAATGACTGTCGATAAGAGGGAGTGAATCGATATCAAATAAATGAGTggtttcttgaaaaaaaagtttcggAATTGATTATTCATAGTCTCGTTTCAGAAAGTCCTCGGTCTCTGGACATTTGAACCATACAGGTGTTTATCAAACTCTTCCATGAGTCAGTCATTTGTCTAATTATCGTGAACCATCGTTAGCTATCAAGAATTGATGATACAAGCTGAATCTGCACACCCTGGTAATTAGGTACAATAACTTTATAGTTCATAGTGATTAATGATTGGGTGATAGCTAGCTACTCTACCCATTTTCAGCCCATTAGGCAATATTCAATCGGTTTCCTGTCCAGGTCATCACCTTCCATTCAAATCGAACACTGACCATAGTCACACTCAGCCGCAATACACAAGGGGATCCCCCTTTCATTTTAGAGTCAACCATACCCCGTTGTGAGTCCTTCCCGGTGGGACCCGTGTCCTGACAAAGTTTATTTCCCTATCTATCCCAGTCTTTGACATGACAATTAGAGTGGGTAGGGTGGGTTAGGGTCCAGGGTGTGGTATAAGGGGTTCTGTGCCTCTTTACATCCCTCAATCAATGATAGTTTCTGGTAGTGGTCGTCGCCGTTTTATACAAAAAGGGGGGCCCTTGAAAACCTCGTTAGGAAGGGCAGAACGTTTccgacaacaacaaaaaagaaaaaagaaaagaaaagaaaagaaaagaaaaagctgAATAGTCATCGCTATATTTTCCGGATGTAGTTTACCCTCAAAATTTATGGCAACAATtcgaaaaaataattataatataaggtgtgtgtgtgtgtgtgtgggagggtgcGCGCGCGCACCCTCACATGGAGCAATATGGagcaataaatacaaaagaacatttgaTGAGATTTGGTTTCGTGGGAGATAATTATTGCTCGTTTTGTTGTACAAAAACTGAATCGTACTTTCATATACTCAtggattgcataaaagttaaacctctgtggcaattttgtattgatcatttttgtttagaTGAATTAAGAACTTTGAATTGGAGGGAAATATTCTTAGGATTACCTGGAAATTCTTGTAGAATTAAATGTGTcgattctgttattctttttattaaatatgcaatttttaattccagagctgaaggccgggtaacttcattcattaaaatacacaaatatgttACGGGTTGTATAGAAGAAGAAAGTCGCCTGGCAACGAAGTCAGGCAAGTTAAGTTTACATTTACAGAAATGGGATGAACTGAAAGTGATAAGATATTTGAATGTGAACAGGTGGGATGTGTCTAGTGTGGTGCGAGTGTGAATCCTGGTGTGaatgttgatgatttttttttttctttttactagttcttttcaattcccccttctcttgtatcaatatgatttgcaggttcttttctttctgtatcctattgcgccaaaatgttaaacgttcatatgcagatttgtatatattatgtttgtttacgtaTGCATGGTATGTGCATGCGTGTATGGGTGTtaaggtgggtgtgtgtatgtgtgtataaaattttatgtaaagttatgttgaagcttgatttaaaatgggatgcaatgatgatacatgtaggttaatttctgttttcctgAAATCATTTAGTCatttaatattaattattattaaaatacatagaGGGTTGGGGGCTCAGTtaagtaagtttttttttatagatgtaaaagtataattttaaggaatttcattccgtccttatttgcttcagttattggtaaatatatatgtattcttTTTGCATATACTTGTTGATATAAAattaagatttgtattttttttttatttatctggagtttatgtaattcatttgaatgaaatccttaataaaaacatgttgaaaaaaaaggtgtgtgtgtgtgtgtgggggggggggggtataccctgtcccccccccccccccatttacgCTATCCTACTTTATGGAATGCTTGTAAGTCTCTATGCCGGTTCTATCCCCGTTcataatgtattttgtatgcAACTAATGTGTACATTAATTATTTGGTCGAAGTACTACATCGTTGAATTCACATTAAGGTCTTTCCCATTCTCTTCTGGTACCCACTTCGTATAATACGACTCAGTTTAATCTGGCAAGATAAATGGgtaatatttatgtttaaaacGAATTGGAGGAAAACTAAAAAGACGATAAAAATTATGACTAAGAAGTGAATATAATTTTAATTGTTGGATCCATGGTAAGCATGAATTAATCGAGTAAATTTAATCTAGGACATCTGTTTTGCCGAAGAGGACTTTGACAATCTAAGTATTAGATCAACTTTCGTCCAAGTAACTACAACATCCACGCTCCTAATTTACAATCATAACGCTGTCTGAAATGTCAATTTTAGCTTTAAGACATTTTAGTCATCCTTGTTGGAAGAGAAGGCCTAGTTTATTTCCCCGATACCCCCGGTTCGACACTCCGGTTTGACACCTCGCCCATAATAAAACAcacaatttttcataaaatgacaGGAAACTGTGGGTTATCCTACCTTCACTTGATACGGGAAGGGGGACGACTAGGAGGCATTCGCCTAAAATAAGATGGCATTAAGGATATTCAAATGATGACAGTGTCTCGAGAGGAAGACAAGAGACTCGATTGAGAAATACGATCCCGATATCTCGTCACTGTCATGGTCATAAAGGGTGTTCAGTGAAAACTGACTTGCTTTGAAAGGCATGGGATCGTCATTTTGCTATAAAATCATAATGGCATGCCTTGGGC contains these protein-coding regions:
- the LOC129260311 gene encoding protein Wnt-7a-like; this encodes MAYLQALVSAGITYDVTKACGTGTVLQCGCDRVFGQNNPDVEWKWGGCSDNLEYGNHFTETFIDDSTGKKTAADLMAVQNYKAGRKVIEKNMTIKCKCHGVSGSCTSKVCWNAMPKLRQVSEFLLKSHIQAYHMTYSKRSLRLRPLQERNRNPSKTDIVYLTPSPDYCEPNKRHGSVGTHGRRCNKTSTGVNGCRLMCCGRGYQTMLRHVTESCHCRFQWCCSVECETCSRVEELHVCN